One window from the genome of Cyclobacterium amurskyense encodes:
- a CDS encoding DegT/DnrJ/EryC1/StrS family aminotransferase, producing MISVTKPFLPPQAEYEKYLSGIWKRQWLTNSGPLGSELEMKLKAHLEVKHLLYVTNGTIALQMAIKALELKGEIITTPFSFVATTSSIVWEGCSPVFVDIDPNSLNIDPSRIEAAITENTSAILATHVYGNPCDVEAIEKIAQRHDLKVIYDGAHAFGVRINGKSIFDYGDISTCSLHATKLYHSIEGGLIMTKDPVLLKKLAYIRNFGFNGPEAFAELGINGKNSEFHAAMGLANFGYIEAIHQHRKALTERYDTMLRNLRASKPEWHGNASLNYAYYPLIFENSEQMLNSLAKLQGNGIFPRRYFYPSLATTLPYVEAKTMEITDDIASRILCLPLYFDLTSEEVDLIARLLLRVQNN from the coding sequence TTGATTTCTGTAACCAAACCATTTCTTCCTCCTCAGGCAGAATATGAAAAATATCTTTCCGGTATTTGGAAAAGGCAATGGCTTACCAATTCAGGACCATTGGGAAGTGAGCTTGAGATGAAATTAAAAGCCCATTTGGAGGTGAAACATTTACTGTATGTTACCAATGGAACCATAGCACTGCAAATGGCTATTAAAGCTTTGGAACTAAAAGGGGAGATAATTACTACTCCTTTCTCATTTGTAGCGACTACCAGCAGCATAGTATGGGAGGGCTGCAGCCCAGTCTTTGTTGATATTGACCCTAATTCTTTAAATATAGATCCAAGCAGGATAGAGGCGGCCATTACAGAAAATACTTCTGCCATTTTAGCTACCCATGTTTACGGAAACCCTTGTGATGTGGAAGCGATCGAAAAAATTGCGCAAAGGCATGACCTAAAAGTGATTTATGATGGGGCGCATGCCTTTGGGGTTAGGATAAATGGCAAGTCTATTTTTGATTATGGAGATATATCCACTTGCAGCCTACATGCCACTAAGCTGTATCATTCCATTGAAGGCGGTTTAATCATGACCAAGGATCCTGTGTTACTAAAAAAATTAGCTTATATCAGAAATTTTGGTTTTAATGGTCCCGAAGCATTTGCCGAGTTGGGCATAAATGGTAAGAATTCGGAGTTTCATGCAGCCATGGGCTTGGCCAATTTTGGTTATATCGAAGCTATTCATCAGCACAGGAAAGCATTGACGGAAAGGTATGATACAATGCTTAGGAATTTAAGGGCTAGCAAACCTGAATGGCATGGAAATGCCAGTCTAAATTATGCCTATTACCCTCTCATTTTTGAAAATTCTGAGCAAATGCTTAATAGCTTAGCAAAACTTCAAGGGAATGGTATATTTCCCAGGCGTTATTTTTATCCGTCTTTGGCCACCACCTTGCCTTATGTAGAAGCCAAAACGATGGAAATTACGGATGATATTGCCTCTCGCATTTTATGTTTGCCTTTGTACTTTGACTTAACCTCAGAAGAAGTGGACTTAATAGCACGTTTATTACTAAGGGTTCAAAACAATTGA
- a CDS encoding TDP-N-acetylfucosamine:lipid II N-acetylfucosaminyltransferase, which translates to MKIAHFLNDNKFVDKHIKKYIECDFENDFFYLNNENNYSGSHKDKVVYLPPESEAYNSIINGIETYDIVILYYLNSDKFRLIEAIKDSKVKIIWSFYGAELYGLPEFRQLTLSEKTQKALKRISYKINFGKLRMLIGRYLNKLKKKKTKIHWLQRSCQRIDYFLWYNEFEYELLNKYMGQILPTFMEAPLNNALNEVEPDPNKENSLLIGNSASYYNNHLDALDILAKNRYKGKVSLPFSYLKNDNYVALIEKYALRSGLAFKIIDEFMTYSEYITFINRHKAAVYPSYRQMGLGNIFIGIRCGLKIYLSDKNPTLKWLGEKGMKIYSIEQDLSKDLIKNNLTLEPAHIALNNNIYTSMVSAEQDKLLFNQFRNMIK; encoded by the coding sequence ATGAAGATAGCTCATTTTTTAAATGATAATAAATTTGTAGACAAGCACATCAAAAAATACATTGAGTGTGATTTTGAAAATGATTTCTTTTATCTAAATAATGAAAACAACTATTCTGGAAGCCATAAAGACAAAGTAGTTTATCTCCCTCCAGAGTCGGAAGCCTACAATTCCATAATTAATGGAATTGAGACTTATGATATTGTTATTCTTTATTACCTGAATTCTGATAAATTTCGATTGATCGAGGCAATCAAGGACAGCAAGGTGAAAATTATTTGGTCTTTCTATGGGGCAGAGCTTTATGGTCTTCCCGAGTTTCGGCAACTTACCCTAAGTGAGAAAACCCAAAAAGCCTTAAAAAGAATTTCATATAAAATTAATTTTGGGAAATTAAGGATGCTAATTGGAAGGTACCTTAATAAATTAAAAAAGAAGAAAACCAAAATTCATTGGTTGCAAAGATCCTGTCAAAGAATAGATTATTTTCTTTGGTACAACGAGTTTGAGTACGAGCTCTTAAATAAATACATGGGGCAAATTCTTCCCACCTTTATGGAGGCTCCATTAAATAATGCTTTGAATGAGGTAGAACCGGATCCGAACAAAGAAAATAGCCTCTTGATTGGAAACTCAGCTTCTTATTATAACAATCATTTGGATGCTTTGGATATACTGGCCAAAAATCGATACAAAGGCAAGGTTTCTTTGCCTTTTAGCTATTTAAAAAATGACAACTATGTCGCTTTAATTGAAAAGTATGCCCTTCGTTCAGGCTTGGCTTTCAAAATTATTGATGAATTTATGACCTATTCCGAATATATAACATTTATTAACCGGCATAAGGCGGCTGTGTATCCTTCCTATAGGCAAATGGGATTGGGTAATATTTTTATTGGTATTAGATGTGGACTTAAGATTTATTTAAGCGATAAGAATCCAACTTTAAAATGGCTAGGGGAGAAGGGAATGAAAATATACAGTATAGAACAGGATCTTTCAAAAGACCTGATTAAGAATAATTTGACTTTGGAACCTGCGCATATTGCATTGAATAATAACATCTATACTTCTATGGTTTCCGCTGAGCAGGATAAGCTTTTGTTTAACCAATTTAGAAATATGATCAAATAG
- a CDS encoding SDR family oxidoreductase — MKYEVIPKKVLVTGGAGFIGSNLIDALLENENKVVCLDNFATGKIENLKDAQKNPNFTLIKGDIRDRDTCMKAVEGCDYVLHQAALGSVPRSIADPITSTEVNIVGFVNMLFAAKEAGVKRFVYAASSSTYGDHKDLPKVEHVIGNSLSPYAITKYVDELFAKNFSDIYGIETVGLRYFNVFGRRQDPNGAYAAVIPKFVSNLLKHESPLINGDGKNSRDFTYIDNVIQANLLAAAVPSNEFKDRLKQYQKIVSDVPEVNTEASISEVFNVAYGESVSLNELGKVLKQELSEYDKAIATIEFKYGPNRPGDVSHSLASIKKGQTILGYFPKYSFRTGLKNACFWYWENFK; from the coding sequence ATGAAATACGAAGTAATACCCAAAAAAGTATTGGTAACCGGTGGTGCCGGGTTTATAGGTTCCAATCTTATCGATGCTTTATTGGAGAATGAAAATAAAGTTGTTTGTCTGGATAATTTTGCCACCGGTAAAATTGAAAATTTGAAGGATGCACAAAAGAATCCCAATTTCACCTTAATTAAAGGGGATATCAGAGATAGAGATACTTGTATGAAAGCAGTGGAAGGATGTGATTATGTCTTGCACCAGGCTGCTTTGGGTTCTGTGCCTCGGTCTATTGCCGATCCCATTACGAGTACAGAAGTAAATATTGTAGGCTTTGTCAATATGTTGTTTGCAGCCAAGGAGGCAGGAGTAAAACGTTTTGTATATGCTGCCAGCTCATCTACCTATGGAGATCATAAAGACTTACCAAAGGTAGAGCATGTGATAGGAAATTCACTTTCACCATACGCCATTACTAAATATGTGGATGAATTGTTTGCCAAAAACTTTTCAGATATTTATGGAATAGAGACGGTAGGCCTGCGGTACTTCAATGTTTTTGGACGAAGACAAGATCCCAATGGGGCTTATGCTGCTGTAATACCTAAATTTGTTTCAAATCTTTTGAAACATGAAAGCCCATTAATTAATGGTGATGGGAAAAATTCAAGAGATTTTACTTATATAGACAATGTCATCCAAGCTAACTTATTGGCTGCTGCAGTTCCTTCAAATGAATTTAAAGACCGGTTAAAGCAATACCAGAAAATTGTTTCAGATGTTCCAGAAGTAAATACAGAAGCCAGCATTTCTGAGGTATTTAATGTAGCTTATGGGGAAAGTGTTTCGTTAAATGAATTGGGAAAGGTATTAAAACAAGAACTTTCTGAATACGATAAGGCTATAGCTACTATTGAATTCAAATATGGACCAAATAGACCAGGAGATGTTTCTCATTCCCTGGCATCTATAAAAAAAGGACAAACTATTTTAGGATATTTTCCTAAATATTCTTTTCGTACCGGATTAAAAAATGCCTGCTTTTGGTATTGGGAAAATTTTAAATAA
- the rfbA gene encoding glucose-1-phosphate thymidylyltransferase RfbA: protein MKGIILAGGSGTRLHPLTQVVSKQLLPVYDKPMIYYPLSVLMLAQIKEILIISTPHDLPNFERLLGDGSQLGIEIQYAEQASPDGLAQAFIIGEEFIGDDDVCLVLGDNIFYGAGLQNLLKNSITTVSEEKKAVVFGYYVEDPERYGVAEFDDGGNVLNIEEKPVNPKSNYAVVGLYFYPNSVVNTAKSVKPSSRGELEITSVNQAYLDQKKLKLQVMSRGFAWLDTGTHEALTEATEFVKAVEKRTGLKIACLEEIALKYNWINKEKLELEILELKGEYYKYLKRIIAK, encoded by the coding sequence ATGAAAGGAATTATTCTTGCAGGAGGTTCAGGTACTCGTCTTCATCCGCTAACGCAGGTAGTGTCAAAGCAACTTTTACCTGTTTACGACAAACCCATGATTTATTACCCATTATCGGTATTAATGCTGGCACAAATCAAAGAAATTTTAATTATTTCAACACCTCATGATTTACCAAATTTCGAAAGGTTATTAGGAGATGGTAGCCAATTGGGTATTGAAATTCAATATGCTGAACAAGCATCACCTGATGGTTTGGCCCAAGCGTTTATTATCGGGGAGGAATTTATTGGAGATGATGATGTATGTTTGGTATTGGGAGATAATATCTTTTATGGGGCAGGTCTTCAGAACCTTTTGAAAAACTCTATTACTACTGTTTCGGAGGAAAAAAAGGCCGTGGTTTTTGGCTATTATGTTGAAGATCCAGAAAGATATGGTGTTGCAGAATTTGATGATGGTGGGAATGTATTGAATATTGAAGAAAAGCCTGTTAACCCTAAGTCGAATTATGCTGTTGTGGGCCTATATTTTTATCCTAATTCTGTGGTTAACACAGCAAAGAGTGTAAAACCTTCATCTAGAGGAGAGCTCGAAATTACATCTGTTAATCAAGCCTATCTGGATCAGAAAAAACTTAAATTGCAAGTTATGAGTAGGGGATTTGCGTGGTTGGATACTGGAACGCATGAAGCATTAACTGAAGCCACAGAATTTGTAAAGGCTGTAGAAAAAAGAACAGGATTAAAAATTGCTTGCTTGGAAGAGATTGCTTTAAAATACAATTGGATTAATAAAGAAAAACTTGAATTAGAAATACTAGAATTGAAAGGTGAATATTATAAGTATTTAAAAAGAATTATTGCAAAGTAA
- a CDS encoding GNAT family N-acetyltransferase, which translates to MAKIERLNWDSDFFGYEVGRLDLINSDEFNVEKFISESSSFKLVYILSKKTIPYEFITLVDRKIIYRKDDISNVGYNSFKNRLISFDENLHDKKQLIELALASGIYSRYNIDSNFNNNEYTKLYTRWILNSINKEIAFEVLIALENKQILGFITIGKINSDLADIGLIAVHPDARGRGIGTELINSAIEMAKSKNFKRIQVVTQSENIPACNLYQKANFKEIDITNIYHYWNL; encoded by the coding sequence TTGGCAAAAATTGAAAGACTAAATTGGGATTCCGACTTCTTTGGATATGAAGTTGGTAGATTAGATTTAATCAATAGTGACGAATTTAATGTTGAAAAATTCATTTCTGAATCTTCATCTTTTAAATTGGTTTATATTTTATCCAAAAAAACAATACCTTATGAGTTTATTACTTTAGTAGATAGGAAAATTATTTACCGGAAAGATGATATTTCTAATGTTGGATACAATTCATTTAAAAATAGACTTATATCTTTTGATGAAAATCTACATGATAAGAAGCAATTAATTGAATTGGCTTTAGCAAGTGGGATTTATTCTAGATATAATATAGATTCAAATTTTAATAATAATGAATATACTAAATTATACACTAGATGGATTTTGAATTCCATTAATAAGGAAATAGCATTCGAAGTATTAATTGCGCTTGAAAATAAACAAATACTAGGGTTTATAACTATAGGGAAAATCAATAGTGATTTGGCAGATATAGGTCTTATCGCTGTTCATCCAGATGCTAGAGGCCGAGGAATTGGAACAGAATTAATTAATAGTGCCATTGAAATGGCAAAATCCAAAAATTTTAAAAGAATTCAAGTAGTGACCCAATCGGAAAATATTCCTGCTTGTAATTTATACCAAAAAGCAAATTTTAAAGAAATTGACATCACAAACATTTATCATTATTGGAATTTATGA
- the rffA gene encoding dTDP-4-amino-4,6-dideoxygalactose transaminase has protein sequence MIPFNKPYLTGKEMHYMYEAVYTGKISGNGIFTKKCQNFLKNRFGFGKCLLTTSCTDALEMAAILIDLKPGDEVIMPSFTFVSTANAFVLRGAKIIFADSRKDHPGMDEDSLSSLITDKTRAIVPVHYAGVACDMDKIMELAEKHNLYVIEDAAQAIDSYYTGKDGIKRPLGSIGHLAAFSFHETKNIISGEGGMLSINDPQFEDRAEIIWEKGTNRSAFFRGEVDKYGWVDMGSSFLPSDIIAAFLYAQLENLDDIQSKRKDIWNRYDNSFRNKIDLVGGVKLPFVPNFGTNNGHMYYLICSSESERNQLITHLKNNNILSVFHYLSLHKSEFYFKESKVKELKESDHFSDCLIRLPMFYELSDLDQVHIIQSVLDFYK, from the coding sequence ATGATACCATTTAACAAACCCTATTTAACAGGGAAAGAAATGCATTATATGTATGAAGCAGTTTATACAGGCAAAATATCAGGTAATGGAATATTTACCAAGAAATGCCAAAATTTTTTAAAAAATCGGTTTGGTTTTGGTAAGTGTCTTTTGACTACCTCATGTACGGATGCTTTAGAGATGGCTGCAATTTTGATTGATTTAAAGCCAGGTGATGAAGTTATTATGCCGTCATTTACCTTTGTATCAACTGCAAATGCCTTTGTATTAAGAGGAGCTAAGATAATTTTTGCAGATAGTCGTAAAGATCATCCTGGTATGGATGAAGATAGTCTATCATCTTTAATTACAGATAAAACGAGAGCAATTGTGCCTGTTCATTACGCAGGTGTTGCATGTGATATGGATAAAATTATGGAATTGGCTGAAAAACACAATCTTTATGTTATAGAGGATGCTGCTCAGGCAATTGATAGCTATTATACAGGTAAAGATGGTATTAAAAGGCCTTTGGGATCTATAGGTCATTTAGCAGCATTTTCCTTTCATGAAACAAAAAATATTATCTCCGGTGAGGGAGGTATGTTGTCCATTAATGATCCTCAATTTGAAGACCGAGCGGAAATTATATGGGAGAAAGGAACTAACCGATCTGCATTTTTCAGGGGTGAAGTTGATAAGTATGGCTGGGTGGATATGGGTAGCTCTTTTTTACCTTCTGATATTATTGCGGCCTTCCTTTATGCACAATTAGAAAATCTAGACGATATACAATCTAAGCGAAAGGATATTTGGAATAGGTATGATAATAGTTTCAGAAACAAGATTGATTTAGTTGGTGGCGTTAAACTTCCATTTGTTCCCAATTTTGGAACAAATAATGGACATATGTATTATTTAATATGCTCCAGTGAGAGTGAACGAAATCAATTAATAACTCATTTAAAAAATAATAATATTTTATCAGTTTTCCATTATTTATCTCTTCACAAAAGTGAATTTTATTTTAAAGAAAGTAAGGTAAAAGAATTAAAAGAGAGTGACCATTTTTCAGATTGTTTGATAAGACTTCCGATGTTTTATGAACTTTCAGATTTGGATCAAGTTCATATTATACAATCTGTTCTAGATTTTTATAAATAA
- a CDS encoding TDP-N-acetylfucosamine:lipid II N-acetylfucosaminyltransferase: MNLIHIASDEKFINSAYWQFNEVFPNQNFFYLLVNNPEVELKYVSNIDHFQIIPNNLNEIKKLSKSFNENDIICFHGLDYYRSVFLNALPDKCKIVWFLWGMEVYNNRALFKNKSVLGPVTSTLFSLDSYKDIIVQFVKDRFRQIYYKIKFKTNSPQLEAIKAMKRADYLGILFQEEFNFVKSIVKNHAKFLRFSYYPIELMVKDEGKRINSNQILIGNSASETNNHLEIFEILRTMTLNDKDLIVPLSYGDVAYRDIIIEKGTDIFGKNFHPLIDFMPLHEYNKFLEKCGIVIMNHYRQQAVGNVLTMLWMGAKIFLDERNTIYQYLKRIGIKVFSVQTDLNKNNSTVFNLLSHEEQNANRIILKGEVGKRFLLKELKEQFKSIKDDH; this comes from the coding sequence ATGAATTTAATTCATATTGCTTCCGACGAAAAATTTATTAATAGTGCTTATTGGCAATTCAATGAAGTATTTCCTAACCAGAATTTTTTTTATTTATTGGTTAATAACCCTGAAGTTGAATTGAAGTATGTTTCCAACATCGATCATTTTCAAATAATACCCAATAATCTCAATGAAATCAAAAAACTATCCAAAAGTTTTAATGAGAATGATATTATTTGTTTTCATGGGTTAGACTATTATAGAAGTGTTTTTTTAAACGCACTTCCTGACAAATGTAAAATTGTCTGGTTTTTATGGGGAATGGAAGTTTATAATAATAGAGCCCTTTTTAAAAATAAATCCGTATTAGGTCCTGTAACTTCAACTTTGTTTTCTTTAGATTCATATAAAGATATAATAGTCCAATTTGTAAAAGATAGATTTAGACAGATTTATTATAAGATTAAATTTAAAACCAATAGTCCTCAATTAGAGGCTATTAAGGCAATGAAAAGAGCCGATTATTTAGGTATTCTATTTCAAGAAGAATTCAATTTTGTCAAGTCAATAGTTAAAAATCATGCAAAGTTTTTACGCTTCTCTTACTACCCTATAGAGTTAATGGTTAAAGATGAAGGAAAAAGAATCAATAGTAATCAAATCCTAATTGGTAATTCAGCCAGTGAAACCAATAATCACCTTGAAATTTTTGAAATACTAAGAACAATGACCCTAAATGATAAGGATCTTATTGTTCCTTTGAGCTATGGAGATGTTGCATATAGGGATATTATTATTGAAAAGGGTACAGATATTTTCGGGAAAAATTTTCATCCGTTAATTGATTTTATGCCACTTCATGAATACAATAAATTTTTAGAGAAATGTGGGATTGTAATCATGAATCATTATCGACAACAGGCTGTAGGTAATGTATTAACAATGTTGTGGATGGGAGCGAAAATTTTTTTAGATGAACGGAATACTATTTATCAATATCTAAAAAGGATAGGTATAAAAGTTTTTTCTGTTCAAACAGATTTAAATAAAAATAATTCAACTGTATTTAATTTGTTAAGTCATGAAGAACAAAATGCAAACAGAATTATTTTAAAAGGAGAAGTTGGAAAAAGATTTTTGTTGAAAGAATTGAAAGAACAATTTAAGTCTATTAAGGATGACCATTAG
- a CDS encoding MOP flippase family protein, producing the protein MTIRKQVFSGVKWTTISTIVLAATAILKISILTRFLDKSDFGLMALVTFVIGFMDLFNNMGLTSAILHKQEISKKEYASLYWFNLLVGIGMYGILITITPFIVNFYNQEELKLLIPLIGLNLVISGIGRQFKIVEQKELQFKGISIVDISTSILSLIVAVFLAVNGYGVYSLVISSVIQSFSSSIIFLIIGLKKQGLLFHYQFSDTKPFLKIGSYQVGGQLVNYFNRDLDVLLIGKFFGTDLLGGYSLAKQLVRRPLQIINPITDKVGISVFPKYQNDVISLKRYFLIFLKAYGPINSFVYGFIAISAPYLVELFYGDNYSSIVPYVQLFACLIFLRSMSGISGIIVITKGRTDYDFYWNIITTIIMPISIFIGAMYSVELIIVLMTIIQFLFLVPSWYIFYKRLLNIEFVSFMKPHFFPLIIGITVFLLNKLFFNISKINTIGGSLFLLLLIGVYTYFTLKEFRNYLITIYSKYARI; encoded by the coding sequence ATGACCATTAGAAAACAAGTTTTTTCAGGAGTTAAATGGACAACCATAAGTACTATCGTTTTAGCTGCCACTGCCATCTTAAAAATATCTATTTTAACCCGATTTTTGGATAAGTCAGATTTTGGGTTAATGGCTTTGGTTACATTTGTGATAGGATTTATGGATTTATTTAACAATATGGGTTTGACTTCAGCTATTCTACATAAACAGGAAATTTCTAAAAAAGAATATGCTAGTCTATATTGGTTTAATCTTCTAGTAGGTATAGGCATGTATGGTATATTAATAACCATAACACCATTTATTGTTAATTTCTATAATCAAGAAGAACTTAAATTATTAATTCCATTAATAGGATTGAATTTAGTTATATCTGGAATTGGTCGTCAATTTAAAATTGTTGAACAAAAAGAATTACAATTTAAAGGTATTAGTATTGTAGATATATCTACTTCGATTTTATCATTAATAGTTGCAGTTTTTTTAGCTGTTAATGGTTATGGTGTTTACTCACTTGTTATCTCATCAGTAATTCAATCCTTTTCTTCTAGTATCATTTTTTTGATCATTGGTTTAAAAAAACAAGGATTACTTTTTCATTATCAGTTTAGTGATACTAAACCATTTTTAAAAATTGGAAGCTATCAAGTTGGTGGGCAATTAGTGAATTACTTTAATAGAGATTTAGATGTTTTGTTGATTGGAAAGTTTTTTGGGACAGATTTACTTGGAGGATATAGTTTAGCAAAACAGTTAGTTCGTAGACCTCTACAAATTATTAATCCTATAACTGATAAAGTTGGTATATCTGTATTCCCTAAATACCAAAATGATGTTATTTCCTTAAAAAGGTATTTCTTAATTTTTTTAAAGGCATATGGACCTATTAATTCTTTTGTTTATGGATTTATTGCAATTAGTGCTCCTTATTTAGTTGAACTATTTTATGGAGACAACTATTCTTCTATTGTACCATATGTTCAATTATTCGCGTGTTTAATTTTTTTACGATCTATGTCGGGAATTTCTGGTATTATAGTCATAACCAAAGGAAGGACAGATTATGATTTTTATTGGAATATTATTACAACTATTATAATGCCAATTTCTATTTTTATTGGAGCAATGTATTCGGTTGAATTAATTATTGTATTAATGACTATTATTCAATTTTTATTTTTAGTTCCATCTTGGTATATATTTTATAAACGTTTATTGAATATAGAATTTGTTTCATTTATGAAACCACATTTTTTTCCACTAATAATAGGAATTACTGTTTTTTTACTTAATAAATTATTCTTCAATATTAGTAAAATTAATACAATTGGAGGTAGTTTATTTTTATTATTATTAATTGGAGTTTATACTTATTTTACATTAAAAGAATTTAGAAATTATTTAATTACAATATATTCCAAATATGCCAGGATTTAA
- a CDS encoding asparagine synthetase B family protein — protein sequence MPGFNLSIGNFRFPSKKIGANLNFNSIESDGFTVNNFTIKKFENDKLFVDCESCLLVLEGVILNKATLLQSSLNWEKTVINLYQRFGETFFSKFRGSFSGFLFDKTEKKWIIFTDQLGTKQLFYTFSDGKLLLSSEISDLYKFYKFHNLDVGFDEQAGYMLLSYGYMLDDHTLSSKIKKLEAGKFIKFDKDQNFSINTYYKLPKSFISNDYDQYELIEELDKKFQNAIELQFEKDKEYGYQHLVGLSGGLDSRMTSWVAHEMGYTDQVNFTFSQTNYLDETIAKKISTDLRHEWIFKALDNGIFLKDIDRINQITGGNVLYYGLAHGNSLFNILNFNNFGIVHTGQLGDVIIGSYIKNLSKNNLNNLGGAYSNKFKLKVNSSIKKFKDFGDLELTMLYQRGINGTNAGLLAAQCYSETISPFYNLEFFEFCLSIPINLRINHNLYKKWVLKKYPGAADYIWESTKRKLGANNPYISYKGKSIPIQKISSILLSKLGIKKSAIETKYHMNPLDFWYNSNSQLKYFQDSYYLNNIDLLNKFNSLQDDCKTLFNSGNAIEKNQVLSLLSAYNLFFR from the coding sequence ATGCCAGGATTTAATTTATCGATAGGGAATTTTCGATTTCCTTCAAAAAAAATAGGTGCTAATCTTAATTTTAATTCAATAGAATCTGATGGATTTACAGTTAACAATTTTACTATTAAGAAATTTGAAAATGACAAATTATTTGTTGATTGTGAATCGTGTCTTTTAGTCTTAGAAGGAGTAATTCTAAATAAAGCTACATTGCTTCAATCTTCGTTAAATTGGGAAAAAACTGTAATTAATTTATATCAACGATTTGGTGAAACATTTTTCAGCAAATTTAGGGGAAGTTTTTCTGGATTCTTATTTGACAAAACTGAAAAGAAATGGATTATTTTTACTGACCAGTTAGGAACTAAACAGTTATTTTATACTTTCTCAGATGGTAAACTTCTACTTTCTTCTGAAATTTCTGACCTGTACAAGTTTTATAAGTTCCACAATTTAGATGTAGGTTTTGATGAACAGGCTGGGTATATGCTGTTAAGTTATGGCTATATGTTGGATGACCATACTTTATCATCAAAGATCAAAAAATTGGAAGCTGGTAAATTTATTAAATTCGATAAAGACCAAAATTTTTCGATTAACACTTATTATAAGTTGCCCAAATCATTTATCTCAAATGATTATGATCAGTATGAATTAATTGAAGAATTGGATAAAAAGTTCCAAAATGCCATTGAATTACAGTTTGAAAAAGATAAGGAATATGGATATCAACACCTTGTTGGCCTCAGTGGAGGTTTGGATTCAAGAATGACAAGTTGGGTTGCCCATGAAATGGGATATACTGATCAGGTTAATTTTACTTTTTCTCAGACCAATTATTTGGATGAAACAATTGCTAAAAAAATTTCTACTGATTTGAGACATGAATGGATTTTCAAAGCTTTAGATAATGGTATTTTTTTAAAAGATATAGATAGAATTAATCAAATTACTGGTGGTAATGTGCTTTATTATGGGCTTGCACACGGGAATAGTCTTTTTAATATATTGAACTTTAATAATTTTGGAATTGTCCATACAGGTCAGTTAGGAGATGTTATTATTGGAAGTTATATTAAAAATCTTTCTAAAAACAATTTAAATAATTTGGGAGGTGCTTATTCTAATAAATTCAAATTAAAAGTTAATTCTTCAATAAAAAAATTTAAAGATTTTGGTGACCTAGAATTGACAATGTTGTATCAAAGAGGAATAAATGGTACTAATGCAGGATTATTAGCAGCTCAATGTTATTCTGAAACAATTTCTCCATTTTATAATTTAGAATTTTTTGAATTTTGTTTGTCTATTCCCATTAATTTGAGAATTAATCACAATCTATACAAGAAATGGGTGTTAAAAAAATATCCAGGAGCTGCTGATTATATTTGGGAATCTACAAAAAGGAAACTTGGTGCTAATAATCCGTATATTTCTTATAAAGGAAAATCTATTCCAATCCAAAAAATTTCATCTATTTTATTGAGTAAGCTAGGGATTAAAAAATCTGCTATTGAGACTAAATATCATATGAATCCCTTAGATTTCTGGTATAATAGTAATAGTCAGCTAAAATATTTTCAGGATTCCTACTATTTAAATAATATTGACTTATTAAATAAGTTCAATAGTCTTCAAGATGACTGTAAAACCTTATTTAATTCCGGTAATGCTATTGAAAAAAATCAAGTACTTTCTTTATTGTCAGCATATAATCTTTTTTTTAGATAA